The following coding sequences lie in one Hippopotamus amphibius kiboko isolate mHipAmp2 chromosome 17, mHipAmp2.hap2, whole genome shotgun sequence genomic window:
- the EIF1 gene encoding eukaryotic translation initiation factor 1 — protein MSAIQNLHSFDPFADASKGDDLLPAGTEDYIHIRIQQRNGRKTLTTVQGIADDYDKKKLVKAFKKKFACNGTVIEHPEYGEVIQLQGDQRKNICQFLVEIGLAKDDQLKVHGF, from the exons ACCCCTTTGCTGATGCAAGTAAGGGTGATGATCTGCTTCCTGCTGGCACTGAGGATTATATCCATATAAGAATTCAACAGAGAAACGGTAGGAAGACCCTTACTACTGTCCAAGGGATCGCTGATGATTACGATAAAAAGAAACTAGTGAAGGCGTTTAAGAAG AAATTTGCCTGCAATGGTACTGTAATTGAGCATCCAGAATATGGAGAAGTAATTCAGCTACAGGGTGACCAGCGCAAGAACATATGCCAGTTCCTCGTGGAG ATTGGACTGGCTAAGGACGACCAGCTGAAGGTTCATGGGTTTTAA